The DNA segment AATTGATCAACGCCATTTGGACACGATTATTCAAGCTGGACTTGCCGCGTCATCGTCGAGCCTGCTGCAGGTTGTCTCTATCGTAAAGATAACTGACAAAGGCAAGCGTAAACTCTTGGCTCAATATGCTGGTAATCAAGCTTATGTCGAAAATGCTGCAGAATTCTTAGTGTTTTGCATCGACTATCAGCGCCATGCGCTAATTAACCCTGAGGTTCAAGCCGACTTTACTGAACTGACTCTCATTGGCGCCGTGGACTCAGGTATCATGGCACAAAACTGCTTGTTGGCTGCCGAATCATTAGGTTTAGGAGGCGTGTATATCGGCGGCTTACGTAACAACGCTCAACAGGTCGACGAGCTTCTCGGGTTACCCAAGAATACCGCAATTCTATTTGGATTGTGTTTAGGGCATCCAGACCAAGAACCGGAAGTGAAGCCTCGCCTACCTGCGCATGTAATTATGCACGAAAACCAATATCAACCACTGAATTTAGATGATATTAAAAACTACGACCATTCTATGCAAAGCTATTATGCCAATCGTTCGAGTAATCAAAAACAAAGCAGTTGGTCACAAGAAATAACAAGAAAATTATCCGGCGAATCACGACCTCATATTCTTGCTTATTTAAATAGCAAAGGGCTAACCAAACGATAGTAGGGAAACATTGGTTCCTTATTTACGAAGTTTACGAGAGGTCTAATTAATAATGGATAGCGCTGAGTTACAGCGTCACTCCATTTGATGATTTTCTGATTGCAAGCATCGATACGATTTGTGTTCTAGCTCCGTTTCAGTTAACCCAAACGTACTCGCTAAACCAATAAGTTCTGTCCTATAACTCTCTAATAAGCCTGCGTCATCTGTCATGATTGCGAACTCTGCAAAATCACCTAAACCCTCTAAATGGTCGACGGTTATATGGAATTTATCGACAAAGTAAATGCTGCGTGTCTTACTCAATTTGAGCACCACACCATACCCCAACGTGTTAAGCATCGCCCTAGCATTGTTAGCATCAGTAATATTCGTTGCCTGACAACAGTCTTCTTCTGGCCCTTTTACTATCCATAACTTAATGCCTGAGGGTTCCATCTCTCGAATACATAGACTTTTGCTTTGAGATCTAAGGTCATACTCGCTCGTGTCAAAATACCAATCTGACTCAACATTATCTAAGAGCATAACGTCATGCTCCATAGAATCGAGTACTTTTAAAAACTCAGATTTCGATACTATACGATACTTTAATTCGACTTCAAACTTACCTTTAAAGTGTTCGTGATTCATAGTTCATTATCCTCAATTATATGATTATCCGGGCGAATCAGTTTTTTGCCATTTATCTAAAGAAACACACTATGTCATTAGATCTTACTATTCAATAAGATACCGCACACTTTTATTTATTGAATGAGTCACGTGCATAACCCTTCACAATATCTGCACTCATTTAAATTAATGCGAGTGATGGCGCCGCCCTACGTTCTCTTTGCCATAAACATATTTAACGTACGTATGCTGAGATATCCAATAAACAAATTCGCACCGATAAACACGGGTATTGCAATGATCTCTGCGGCATGCACGCCGGCTAACGCTAGTTTTAAACCACTCACCGTCGCTGCTGCGATGCCAAATGTGTAAGCCCAATACGAAGGAGCGAAAGGTTGTGCACCAAGCCATTTCCCTAGCCGGATACCAAGCATCAATTGATAGAGACCATATCCCCACAACATCAGAACCCAGTGGTCATTGCTACCGGGATTGATAGCAAGCCAAGCCATAGCACATACGACGGGTGGAGCGAATTGGATACCAAGCAACGGACGTTGTTGTGAAGGTAGCTCTTGAGCTTGCCAAAGACGTTGGATAATTAACGACTCCAGTGCTAGCCATGAAAACATACCCGCCCCCAAAAACAACCAACCCCAATCGGGATATCCCAGAGCACCGAGTGCGGCAGCACTGGTAAAGTTTCCTGCAACGGTCGGCAGATACAATGTGGGTACAGAGTCTACTTTGTTGCGACCGCCTTTCCAGAGAGAACCGTTATGCCAGAGCGAAAAAAACAGATGTCAAATGATGCCTGCAATACTCAAACCCAAAGCTAAAAGACGTGAATAAGGTAGAACAGCAAGTACGATAAGCAACGTAGAGACACCTACCAAAGCCGGTGTACCGCCTTGTACAGGATGCCGAAACTCTTGACTGATCAACGCGGGGCTACGTATCGCTTGCGCTATATAGACGATTAACAAAATCAGCCAAACCAATGTGGCAACGGCCAGTATGCTTTCGCCAATAATAAAGGGAAATCCCCAAAGAGGATGTGCAATGCGCCAAGCTTGTCCTAAACCGGCAAGCCCAAGCACGATGCCGAAGTAAGAGGCGGGAAGTGTTGTGTTAGACATGATTTTTCTTTTGGATTCGAAAAAAGGAATTACAGCATAAATAGAATTTGAGAGCAAAAGGATTAACTAAAGTACTAGTCATCGTAAAGGGGATTTATTAAGAATATGGAACCTTCAAATGTCTTTTCTCGACCAAGCTAGATTCATCAAGGGCATTTTCTATTATTGGGTAACCGACTCACGCTTCTTTACAGTGTTTATTGATGATATCACCTCATTTTTGAGGTTTCTTATGCTCTGGGTGAAATCTTCCCTTCGCGCCCATATCTACAATGGTATATTCACTCGTATTAATTGTTGTCGAATCTCTGCTTTGGCTAAACTTTAAAACCTCTTGCATGAGATCTTCTAG comes from the Vibrio sp. DW001 genome and includes:
- the cyaB gene encoding class IV adenylate cyclase gives rise to the protein MNHEHFKGKFEVELKYRIVSKSEFLKVLDSMEHDVMLLDNVESDWYFDTSEYDLRSQSKSLCIREMEPSGIKLWIVKGPEEDCCQATNITDANNARAMLNTLGYGVVLKLSKTRSIYFVDKFHITVDHLEGLGDFAEFAIMTDDAGLLESYRTELIGLASTFGLTETELEHKSYRCLQSENHQME
- the nfsA gene encoding oxygen-insensitive NADPH nitroreductase — protein: MNSTIETILGHRSIRKYTEQPIDQRHLDTIIQAGLAASSSSLLQVVSIVKITDKGKRKLLAQYAGNQAYVENAAEFLVFCIDYQRHALINPEVQADFTELTLIGAVDSGIMAQNCLLAAESLGLGGVYIGGLRNNAQQVDELLGLPKNTAILFGLCLGHPDQEPEVKPRLPAHVIMHENQYQPLNLDDIKNYDHSMQSYYANRSSNQKQSSWSQEITRKLSGESRPHILAYLNSKGLTKR